In the genome of Eschrichtius robustus isolate mEscRob2 chromosome 12, mEscRob2.pri, whole genome shotgun sequence, one region contains:
- the PAQR8 gene encoding membrane progestin receptor beta: MTTAILERLSTLSVSGQHLRRLPKILEDGLPKMPGTVPETDVPQLFREPYIHAGYRPTGHEWRYYFFSLFQKHNEVVNVWTHLLAALAVLLRFWAFVEAEGLPWTSAHALPLLLYVLSSITYLTFSLLAHLLQSKSELSHYTFYFVDYVGVSVYQYGSALVHFFYTSDQAWYEHFWLFFLPAAAFCGWLSCAGCCYAKYRYRRPYPVMRKICQVVPAGLAFILDISPVAHRVVLCHLSGCQEQAVWYHSLQIVFFLVSAYFFSCPVPEKYFPGSCDIVGHGHQIFHAFLSVCTLSQLEAILLDYKGRQEVFLQRHSPLSIYVACLSFFFLVACSAATAAFLRQKIKARLTKKDS; this comes from the coding sequence ATGACGACTGCCATCCTGGAGCGTCTGAGCACCCTGTCCGTGAGTGGACAGCATCTGCGCCGCCTGCCCAAGATTTTGGAGGATGGGCTGCCCAAGATGCCCGGCACCGTCCCAGAGACCGACGTGCCCCAGCTCTTCCGGGAGCCCTACATCCATGCTGGGTACCGCCCCACCGGCCACGAGTGGCGTTACTACTTCTTCAGCCTCTTTCAGAAACACAACGAGGTGGTCAACGTCTGGACCCACTTGCTGGCGGCTCTGGCCGTCCTCTTGCGGTTCTGGGCCTTTGTGGAGGCCGAGGGCCTGCCGTGGACCTCTGCCCACGCCCTGCCCCTGCTCCTCTACGTCCTGTCCTCCATCACTTACCTCACCTTCAGCCTCCTGGCCCACCTGCTGCAGTCCAAGTCCGAGCTCTCCCACTACACCTTCTACTTTGTGGACTACGTGGGCGTGAGCGTTTACCAGTACGGCAGTGCCTTGGTCCACTTCTTCTACACCTCCGACCAGGCCTGGTACGAGCACTTCTGGCTTTTCTTCCTGCCCGCAGCTGCCTTCTGTGGCTGGTTATCTTGCGCCGGCTGCTGCTACGCTAAGTACCGTTACCGCAGGCCTTACCCAGTCATGAGGAAGATCTGTCAGGTGGTGCCGGCGGGGCTGGCCTTCATCCTGGACATCAGCCCCGTGGCACATCGCGTGGTTCTGTGCCACCTGTCTGGCTGCCAGGAGCAGGCGGTCTGGTACCACTCCCTCCAGATCGTCTTCTTCCTGGTCAGTGCCTACTTCTTCTCCTGCCCGGTTCCAGAGAAGTACTTCCCGGGTTCCTGTGACATCGTGGGCCACGGGCATCAGATCTTCCACGCTTTTCTGTCTGTCTGCACACTGTCCCAGCTGGAGGCCATCCTCCTAGACTACAAGGGGCGACAGGAGGTCTTCCTGCAACGCCACAGCCCCCTGTCCATCTACGTGGCCtgcctctccttcttcttcttggtCGCCTGCAGTGCAGCCACTGCAGCCTTCTTGAGGCAAAAAATCAAGGCCAGACTGACCAAGAAAGATTCTTGA